In Deinococcus ruber, the sequence AAGACAGTGCTCTTCTTGGCTCTGGCGGCCCGCTGCTGACGTGTCAGGGGCGGCTGCCCCCACGCCAGATGGCAGATCAGGTCAAACGGATCGAGCTGGCCGCCCGCTTCGGCGCTTAAAGCCTCGAAGAAGATGCCCTCGCTCTGCAATTCGTCGATGATCGCCTGCTTGCGCTCTGAAGCGTTCCAGCGCTTCAGGAAGACGTCCAGCGAAGCGAACTCGCGGTTGAGGGTTCGCAAGGTGTACGCCTTGAGGGATTCGGTGATCGGCTGGCCCTGCGCGTTGTAGTAGATCACCCGCTCTGCCACGACTTTGACTGGCTCGTCTTTGACGTAATACTTGCGAACCTGCGTCTGGTCGTCGTCACCCAGACCCGAATTCCAGTCGGGATCGGCTGGCTCTGGCCCATCCCCCAGATCGGGCGGCACCGTGGAATCGTCCGGCCCTGGCTCGTAGATCTGCACCGGGTCGCCGTCGAAGTCGGGATCGGCAAACAGCGCGGTCGCCCCTTTGAAATCGAGGATGGTGAAGTAGTGCTTGTCAAACGCCTCGTTGATGCGGGTGCCGCGTCCGATGATCTGCTTGAACTCGGTCATCGACTGAATGCGCTGATCGAGCACGATGACCTTGCAGGTCTGAGCATCTACCCCTGTCGAGAGCAGTTTGGAGGTGGTGGCGATCACCGGATAGCGACTTTCGGGGAAGATAAAGTCGTCGAGTTCGTCCTTGCCTTCCTGCGAGGTGATCTCCATGACGTACTTGGGGTTCTTGATGACCTCGTCGGGGTTTTCGTTGGCGATGGCTCGCCGCATCCGCCCAGCGTGGTCGATGTCCTCGCAGAACACGATGGTCTTGTCATAGGGGTTGGTGTTCTTCAGAAACTCGGAAACCTTACGGGCCACCAATTCGGTACGTTTTTCCAGCACCAACGATCTGTCGTAGTCGCGCTGGTTGTAGTCACGCTCCTCGATGACGTTGCCGTACCTGTCTACCATGCCGGGGGCGGGCCGCCAGCCACTCAGATCTTTGTCGAGATCGAAACGCACCACCTTGTATGGGGCCAGAAAACCGTCGTCAATGCCCTGCCGCAGCGAGTAGGTGTAGACCGGTGCACCGAAGTAATCGATGTTCGAGATGTCTTTGGTCTCTTTGGGGGTGGCGGTCAGGCCGATCTGGGTGGCCGACGAGAAATATTCCAGAATGGCCCGCCAGTTCGAATCAGCGGCGGCGCTTCCCCGGTGGCACTCGTCCACCACGATCAGATCGAAGAAATCGGGAGTGAACTGCTTGTAGATGTTGCTGGCCTCTTCGGTGCCGCTGACCGCCTGATACAGCGATAAATAGATTTCGTAGGATTTGTCGGTCTGCCGCTTGGCGATCTTGGTCATGACTGCGCCGAACGGCTTGAAGTCATTGGTCATGGTCTGATCGACCAGAATGTTGCGGTCAGCCAGGAAGAGAATCCGTTTCTTCGCCTTGGCCTGCCACAGCCGCCAGATGATCTGAAAGGCGGTGAAGGTCTTGCCGGTGCCGGTCGCCATGACCAGCAGAATCCTCTTCTGCCCCTTGGCAATCGCCTCGGTGGTCTTGTTGATGGCGAGAAGCTGGTAGTAACGTGGCGTCTTGCCGCTGCCGTCGCTGTAGTACGGCTGCGTGACCAGGTCGCTCTGCGCTGCGCTCAGGCCCTGGTGAGCGCTCCACCACTGCCATAACGTCTCAGGGCTCGGAAACTCGCTGAGGCTGATCTCGCGCTCCAGCACACCTTCGGACAGCAGCTTGTTGTGGAACAGGAAGCCGTCGCCGTTGGAGCTGAACACGAACGGCACCTGCAGGGTGTCGGCGTAGCCCAGGCCCTGC encodes:
- the hsdR gene encoding EcoAI/FtnUII family type I restriction enzme subunit R; protein product: MDKKKLSERDICSKFITPAIQQAGWDLHLQVREEFYITKGRVLVAGQLHKRAAFKRADYVLFYKPNIPIAVIEAKDNKHSVGSGMQQGLGYADTLQVPFVFSSNGDGFLFHNKLLSEGVLEREISLSEFPSPETLWQWWSAHQGLSAAQSDLVTQPYYSDGSGKTPRYYQLLAINKTTEAIAKGQKRILLVMATGTGKTFTAFQIIWRLWQAKAKKRILFLADRNILVDQTMTNDFKPFGAVMTKIAKRQTDKSYEIYLSLYQAVSGTEEASNIYKQFTPDFFDLIVVDECHRGSAAADSNWRAILEYFSSATQIGLTATPKETKDISNIDYFGAPVYTYSLRQGIDDGFLAPYKVVRFDLDKDLSGWRPAPGMVDRYGNVIEERDYNQRDYDRSLVLEKRTELVARKVSEFLKNTNPYDKTIVFCEDIDHAGRMRRAIANENPDEVIKNPKYVMEITSQEGKDELDDFIFPESRYPVIATTSKLLSTGVDAQTCKVIVLDQRIQSMTEFKQIIGRGTRINEAFDKHYFTILDFKGATALFADPDFDGDPVQIYEPGPDDSTVPPDLGDGPEPADPDWNSGLGDDDQTQVRKYYVKDEPVKVVAERVIYYNAQGQPITESLKAYTLRTLNREFASLDVFLKRWNASERKQAIIDELQSEGIFFEALSAEAGGQLDPFDLICHLAWGQPPLTRQQRAARAKKSTVFTKYGEQARKVLDALLDKYADQGVGPIEEVQILKLDPFRQFGTPVEIVRQFGGRTQYEQAIRELEGELYSA